Proteins from a genomic interval of Thermoplasmatales archaeon:
- the map gene encoding type II methionyl aminopeptidase, producing the protein MDHSIVEKYKQAGVIGKKALEVGKSLAESGALMLDVAEGIENFIMGEGAKLAFPVNLSINNNAAHYSPSVGDRTKLQRGDVLKIDVGAEIDGYLSDNALTVEVGELGEHSDLIDATREALNAAIKKVRPMIPINEIGAEIGRVIGERGFRPVRNLGGHGIDRFDLHSRLFIPNYDDGNGQLLGTNMAIAIEPFASTGIGMIHNGSGGNIYILDGTKIRKDELLYQNFNTVPFSQRAVSKIIPDYQKYIDTMKKNRELSEFPVLREHKGVFISQAEHTLLILPDEVIVTTA; encoded by the coding sequence TTGGATCACTCTATTGTTGAGAAATACAAACAAGCAGGGGTTATCGGAAAAAAGGCTCTTGAAGTAGGCAAGTCACTGGCCGAGTCCGGTGCATTGATGCTCGACGTCGCTGAAGGAATAGAAAATTTTATAATGGGAGAGGGGGCTAAGTTAGCCTTTCCTGTTAATCTTTCTATAAATAACAATGCTGCTCATTATTCACCATCTGTTGGTGACAGAACAAAATTGCAGAGAGGAGACGTTCTGAAAATTGATGTCGGGGCAGAAATTGACGGCTACCTTTCTGATAACGCCTTAACAGTAGAGGTAGGGGAATTGGGAGAGCATTCGGATCTAATTGATGCAACTCGTGAAGCTCTCAATGCTGCCATAAAGAAAGTTAGGCCAATGATACCGATAAACGAGATAGGCGCAGAAATTGGAAGAGTCATCGGTGAAAGAGGCTTTCGTCCTGTGCGGAATCTCGGAGGTCATGGCATAGACCGATTCGATCTCCATTCAAGATTATTTATACCCAACTATGACGACGGTAATGGTCAGTTACTTGGAACCAATATGGCTATTGCAATTGAACCGTTCGCAAGCACAGGGATCGGAATGATTCACAATGGGTCGGGAGGAAACATTTACATATTAGACGGTACAAAGATTAGGAAAGATGAGCTACTGTACCAGAATTTCAACACTGTTCCTTTTTCTCAACGGGCAGTATCAAAGATTATCCCTGATTACCAAAAATACATTGACACAATGAAGAAAAACCGGGAGCTTTCAGAGTTTCCCGTGCTAAGGGAACATAAAGGTGTATTTATTTCTCAGGCGGAGCACACTTTACTTATACTCCCGGATGAGGTTATCGTAACTACTGCGTAA
- a CDS encoding Rieske (2Fe-2S) protein, with translation MTWYNVIKDGKLKDGDLFKASINGNEVLVIKDGDRYYATSLHCTHEQYDLSEGFMDEHHLICPNHFATFNPSDGSVISPPEGVEEIPPLKSYKTKVEDGNLLVDFP, from the coding sequence ATGACATGGTACAACGTTATAAAAGACGGAAAATTGAAAGACGGCGATCTCTTCAAAGCCTCAATCAACGGAAACGAGGTCCTGGTAATTAAGGACGGGGACAGATACTATGCTACTTCCTTGCACTGCACGCACGAACAGTACGATCTTTCTGAGGGATTTATGGACGAACATCACCTGATTTGCCCAAATCATTTTGCAACTTTCAACCCTTCTGATGGTTCCGTAATAAGTCCACCTGAAGGTGTCGAAGAAATACCTCCACTTAAGTCCTATAAGACTAAGGTTGAAGACGGAAATTTACTGGTAGATTTTCCGTAA
- a CDS encoding DUF211 domain-containing protein: MGLRKLVLDVGKGLNRPTLMELASAVEAVQGVEGVNIRVTDMDIETMGLIMTVEGVNIEFDALVNSIEETGCVIHSVDEVVSGKKMVESSRGNE, from the coding sequence ATGGGTTTACGAAAATTGGTCCTGGACGTTGGAAAAGGCTTGAATCGACCAACACTAATGGAGCTTGCTTCTGCAGTAGAAGCAGTCCAAGGTGTGGAAGGCGTTAACATACGGGTTACTGATATGGACATTGAGACAATGGGTCTTATCATGACAGTTGAAGGTGTAAATATCGAATTTGATGCTCTTGTTAATAGTATAGAGGAAACGGGTTGTGTAATCCATTCTGTAGACGAGGTCGTGTCTGGGAAAAAGATGGTAGAGAGCTCCAGAGGCAATGAATAA
- a CDS encoding CDP-2,3-bis-(O-geranylgeranyl)-sn-glycerol synthase produces MPNIIFEIIFAFILFLPAYIANPAAVIFGGYFPMDFGKTFFGKGRIFGKGKTWSGFIGGSLSGAALGYLMMIIFLATGWIGGYPYGSTIITASITIFSMSIGSLVGDATGSFIKRRIGLKSGTNAFLLDQWPFVLVAFLFLFIFSRGFFMQYYGNVIGTLTILIVTPPLHRAVNIIGFKTKRKNVPW; encoded by the coding sequence ATGCCTAATATTATTTTTGAGATCATATTTGCTTTCATACTCTTTCTTCCAGCCTACATAGCTAATCCCGCTGCTGTGATTTTTGGTGGATACTTCCCCATGGATTTTGGGAAAACATTTTTTGGTAAAGGAAGAATTTTTGGCAAAGGGAAAACATGGAGCGGTTTCATAGGGGGATCGCTATCCGGGGCTGCTCTGGGGTATCTCATGATGATCATATTCCTTGCTACCGGATGGATAGGCGGTTATCCCTATGGATCTACTATCATAACTGCAAGCATAACCATTTTCTCCATGTCTATTGGTTCTCTCGTGGGTGACGCAACTGGATCATTCATCAAACGGAGAATTGGACTAAAAAGTGGGACAAACGCCTTTCTCCTGGATCAATGGCCATTTGTTCTCGTTGCTTTTCTTTTCCTTTTCATATTTTCCAGAGGATTTTTTATGCAGTACTATGGCAACGTCATAGGAACTTTAACAATACTGATAGTTACGCCGCCTTTACACAGAGCAGTGAACATAATAGGATTTAAAACAAAAAGGAAGAATGTACCATGGTAG
- a CDS encoding CBS domain-containing protein — protein MKVEKLVDRNFKTISEKATIFDAVSEMNKNNLYGLLVVDDLNKYVGLLSERSIIRRFILRNLRPDQVTVKAVMRKPLPRVSSEDDIKDVAAYLSENGLSRCAVFDKNEKLLGVVTVTDLSRYLSSETLHDVLFSHKTKEYEHICPKCKTGVLRPVYNSKGEITVFQCDNPACNYVE, from the coding sequence ATGAAAGTCGAAAAACTTGTCGACAGAAATTTCAAGACAATAAGTGAAAAGGCCACTATCTTTGATGCAGTTTCCGAGATGAATAAGAACAATCTATACGGTCTTCTTGTTGTTGACGATCTTAATAAGTATGTTGGTCTATTGAGCGAGAGGAGTATAATAAGAAGATTCATTTTGCGTAATTTACGCCCGGATCAGGTTACAGTTAAAGCAGTGATGAGAAAACCGTTACCTCGCGTATCTTCTGAAGATGACATAAAGGATGTTGCGGCTTATCTATCCGAAAATGGTCTAAGTCGCTGCGCTGTTTTTGATAAGAATGAGAAATTATTGGGTGTAGTAACAGTAACCGACCTTTCAAGATACCTCTCTTCTGAGACTCTTCACGATGTTCTTTTCTCGCACAAAACGAAAGAATACGAGCACATATGTCCAAAGTGTAAAACGGGGGTACTTAGACCAGTCTACAATTCAAAGGGCGAGATAACTGTATTCCAGTGCGACAATCCCGCTTGCAACTATGTAGAATAA
- a CDS encoding prenyltransferase, which yields MKITGIIDSIVRGGPGIGIMVTYSLLAIFGYIFGYRSGGNFQITIIVLLAVSSIFTLGATNILDDYFDYSNGIDAIGDANSETRTHLIIHGYLSPRKTLILGLSLIGIPAAFMFYLIFVENRPFVLFYAIVSVFILIEYAGPPLKYRYHYFGELGVFASNVITISGSFYVSTGHLNIVPIIISLPLALVISPLAFLGNTRDINTDIKKGIHTISMRLGERKSDIVYGTLFLIGYILVFIDVAEKIFPFASLIVLLTFPFALWHIHKIITKGAPPNAEKIGGLVSMFFTAALIASIAV from the coding sequence ATGAAGATCACCGGGATCATTGACAGTATTGTAAGAGGTGGCCCCGGCATAGGAATAATGGTTACTTATTCGCTACTCGCAATCTTCGGTTACATTTTTGGATACAGAAGTGGAGGCAATTTCCAAATAACCATAATTGTGCTCTTGGCTGTTTCTTCAATTTTCACGCTTGGTGCAACTAATATATTAGACGATTACTTTGATTATTCAAATGGAATAGACGCAATAGGAGATGCGAACAGCGAGACCAGGACACACCTAATCATACATGGATATCTAAGTCCAAGAAAAACCCTGATCCTGGGCCTATCTCTCATCGGTATTCCGGCTGCCTTTATGTTCTATCTCATATTTGTTGAAAATAGGCCTTTTGTTCTTTTTTATGCCATTGTTTCAGTTTTTATATTGATTGAGTATGCAGGCCCACCGCTAAAATATAGGTACCACTATTTTGGTGAACTTGGCGTGTTCGCCTCAAATGTAATAACAATCTCCGGATCATTTTATGTATCTACGGGACATTTGAATATAGTTCCTATAATAATTTCTCTGCCACTGGCACTTGTTATCTCTCCACTTGCGTTTTTAGGTAACACCCGGGACATAAACACCGACATAAAGAAAGGGATACACACAATATCAATGAGACTTGGAGAAAGAAAGAGTGACATTGTTTACGGTACTTTATTCTTAATTGGTTATATCTTAGTTTTTATCGATGTTGCCGAGAAAATATTTCCTTTTGCGTCCCTTATAGTACTACTTACTTTTCCATTTGCTTTGTGGCACATTCATAAGATCATAACAAAAGGCGCACCCCCTAATGCAGAAAAGATAGGTGGTTTGGTATCCATGTTTTTTACTGCAGCCTTGATAGCCTCAATCGCAGTCTGA
- the tmk gene encoding dTMP kinase, translated as MMFIALEGIDGSGKSTITRLVAERLKKDGFKVFTTHEPTNDKVAIDDLVRDRNVESYLKLFFSFTEDRFSHQLKIKEHLDNGEIVLCDRYLLSSYAYQGQVIQGLFGNKHEAIQWMTNVSRIITVRPDMNFLLDIDPDIALKRISERKQVTSFEDLGYLKSVRDFYTSLVSSDTILIDASKSTKDVTEDVYKILQSRITQ; from the coding sequence ATGATGTTCATAGCTCTTGAAGGCATAGACGGTTCTGGAAAATCCACGATAACCAGATTGGTTGCAGAAAGGTTGAAGAAAGATGGATTTAAGGTATTTACAACCCACGAGCCTACAAATGACAAGGTGGCCATTGACGACCTCGTTAGAGACCGGAATGTTGAGTCTTATCTCAAACTGTTCTTCTCTTTCACGGAGGATAGATTTTCCCATCAGTTAAAGATAAAGGAACACCTAGATAATGGAGAAATAGTGCTCTGTGATCGTTACCTTCTCTCATCGTATGCATATCAGGGGCAGGTAATACAAGGGTTATTTGGGAATAAGCATGAAGCAATTCAATGGATGACCAATGTTTCCCGCATCATTACAGTTAGGCCAGACATGAATTTCTTGCTGGATATAGATCCTGACATTGCTCTGAAAAGAATTTCCGAAAGAAAGCAGGTTACGTCTTTTGAAGACCTTGGCTACCTGAAATCCGTTCGTGATTTCTACACTTCATTGGTTTCCAGTGATACGATACTGATTGACGCTTCTAAATCTACAAAAGATGTAACGGAAGATGTTTATAAAATTCTCCAATCAAGGATTACGCAGTAG
- the amrS gene encoding AmmeMemoRadiSam system radical SAM enzyme — protein sequence MKAAVLFRENEDGSITCTACRRYCRLKNDQIGFCGVRENIDGVLQLLVYGRPFAVNIDPIEKKPVLHAYPGTRVYSLSTAGCDFACKFCQNYEISQRREVIGEHMEPYEIVDEAVRFGCEGIAYTYNEPTIFTEYAMDIGKEAHKRGLFNIYVTNGYETVETVDLLKEFLDFATVDFKGNASIEFYRKYILVPDSHKIFDTLELLKDTRIHTEVTDLVVPEIGENLDEAAYMIQRVREIFGEEMPISFLRFHPDYLLNYLPSTPVDVLIKHYKLARKMGMKYVYIGNVPGLKEQNTYCPECGTLLIKRDNLNTQVVNLKDDSRCPRCGTKIPILMGKFKEASFSPA from the coding sequence ATGAAAGCTGCTGTTCTATTTCGTGAAAATGAAGATGGGTCAATAACGTGTACTGCCTGTAGAAGGTATTGTAGGCTTAAGAACGATCAGATAGGATTCTGCGGAGTGAGAGAGAACATTGATGGGGTTCTTCAGTTACTCGTTTACGGCAGACCATTCGCAGTCAATATAGATCCCATCGAAAAAAAACCTGTACTTCACGCGTACCCTGGAACTAGAGTATATTCTTTGAGTACGGCAGGATGTGACTTCGCGTGTAAGTTTTGTCAGAACTATGAGATCAGCCAACGAAGGGAGGTTATCGGCGAACACATGGAACCATACGAGATTGTTGACGAAGCAGTTCGTTTTGGATGCGAAGGTATCGCGTACACTTACAATGAACCGACAATATTTACTGAATATGCAATGGACATTGGAAAAGAGGCGCATAAACGTGGCCTTTTTAATATATATGTCACAAATGGCTATGAGACCGTTGAAACTGTTGATCTCCTCAAGGAATTCCTTGATTTCGCCACTGTCGATTTCAAGGGAAATGCATCAATAGAATTCTACAGAAAGTACATTCTTGTTCCTGATTCGCACAAGATTTTTGATACTCTTGAGCTTTTGAAAGATACTAGAATTCACACGGAGGTAACTGACCTGGTCGTACCAGAAATAGGCGAAAACCTTGATGAAGCTGCTTACATGATTCAACGTGTTAGGGAGATATTCGGCGAGGAAATGCCCATAAGTTTTCTCAGATTTCATCCCGATTATTTGCTAAATTATCTCCCGAGCACGCCTGTTGATGTATTGATTAAGCATTATAAACTTGCAAGGAAAATGGGAATGAAGTATGTATATATCGGTAACGTGCCTGGTTTAAAGGAGCAGAATACATATTGCCCTGAATGCGGCACACTGCTTATTAAAAGGGACAATTTGAACACACAAGTTGTGAATCTCAAAGATGACTCAAGGTGCCCTAGGTGTGGAACAAAGATACCTATACTGATGGGTAAATTCAAAGAAGCCAGTTTCAGTCCCGCATAG
- a CDS encoding MFS transporter — MPFLQRYSKLFSNKFVFPISMVQMIRTLGRSQIWVFTPLYLLLVRHVPYEYIGILFFATAILSVPFSLYGGNLIDSIGRRPLAVWLPLFGALLLIIMLLGVGLDLSIFVVYLAFVFEGPVSSMEGILDNVVTTDSTAEAERLDAFSFIRIAANLGFAVGPAVGGFLSGIGYIWVFLFPALLTFVEWGIYLKYIKETGKSKEVHRAKMEIPKSDRAFLIMAILMGSIFFASGQWGTTLTLFWSRFDLVSNPLIGILYSVNGLGVVLLQLPVNRLLDRVRSTTRLSIGGLFYAFGFLILAFSSNFAFLVVDVVILTVGENVLTPAFYTIVSKMAPSERRGQYFGTFQLISGMIMPLAPVLGSVLLTYYLHSPLILWGIIFAIGATVSAVVYSYGPILRRSGREGVN, encoded by the coding sequence ATGCCGTTTCTACAAAGGTATTCAAAACTTTTCTCAAACAAGTTCGTGTTCCCAATAAGTATGGTGCAGATGATACGCACACTTGGGAGATCACAGATATGGGTGTTCACTCCACTTTATCTGCTACTTGTGCGACATGTTCCTTATGAATACATAGGGATATTATTCTTCGCTACCGCTATCTTGTCTGTCCCTTTTTCTCTCTACGGCGGGAATTTGATCGATAGCATTGGGAGACGACCGCTTGCTGTTTGGTTGCCTCTTTTTGGAGCTCTTCTCTTAATCATAATGTTGCTTGGAGTGGGTCTAGACTTAAGCATTTTTGTTGTATATCTTGCGTTTGTTTTCGAAGGACCAGTCTCAAGCATGGAGGGTATACTGGATAACGTTGTCACAACTGATTCAACAGCTGAGGCAGAGAGGTTAGACGCTTTCAGTTTTATCAGGATAGCAGCAAATCTCGGTTTTGCAGTTGGCCCCGCTGTCGGCGGTTTTCTTTCTGGCATAGGATACATATGGGTGTTTCTGTTTCCTGCACTCTTAACCTTCGTTGAATGGGGTATTTACCTAAAATACATCAAGGAAACTGGAAAATCAAAAGAAGTCCATAGAGCGAAGATGGAGATTCCAAAATCCGATAGGGCATTTCTAATCATGGCAATTCTCATGGGCTCCATCTTTTTCGCAAGCGGTCAGTGGGGCACCACTCTGACTCTATTCTGGAGTCGCTTTGATCTTGTATCCAATCCTTTAATTGGGATTCTATACTCAGTAAACGGTTTGGGTGTTGTTCTTCTACAACTTCCTGTCAATAGATTGCTCGATAGGGTGCGATCAACAACGCGCTTGTCCATTGGAGGGTTGTTCTACGCTTTTGGTTTTCTGATCCTTGCTTTCAGCTCAAATTTTGCATTTCTTGTAGTTGACGTTGTAATTCTTACCGTCGGGGAGAACGTGCTCACACCTGCATTCTACACCATTGTCAGTAAGATGGCCCCCTCAGAGAGAAGGGGACAGTACTTCGGAACATTTCAGTTGATCTCCGGAATGATAATGCCTCTTGCACCAGTCCTGGGCTCGGTCCTATTGACATACTACCTGCATTCTCCACTTATTTTGTGGGGTATCATTTTTGCCATTGGCGCCACGGTTTCAGCTGTTGTTTATTCGTATGGGCCTATACTCAGACGATCTGGCCGCGAAGGCGTTAATTAG
- a CDS encoding acyl CoA:acetate/3-ketoacid CoA transferase — MIFKNEQTDGIFDAIQDGSSLLISGFNLANTPEFLILGLYDHFKKTGHPNNLFLMSDALPATPGRALDKVLKDVYENNEKDFLNGVLIPFLGFSPWLQRITLENFTRVYSWPIGTMAYWIRETASGRPGLLTKIGIDTFLDPRREEGRLNDFASDGQICTVSLMRINDDEYLFYQAPKPDWSFIRGTVADRYGNISLTREPIKGTVMEIAQCTKASGRNGKVVAQVIEFMEEGRLPPKDVDVPWPFVDFVVKSPSKFHWQTSSFEFDESTCPGYVPIDEKNNQMKLGSSDIATKIIVGRAQEEIENMLKAKKDYILINIGVGIPTGLSDRIRERNLGNNVITMLESGPWGGEALAGSDFGVARNYFALSSIPDMFSNYESGIVDMAALGFLQVDRLGNVNSSILPDRITGPGGFPVISGGSPTTMFMGKFTAGNSDFSVQNGNLKINLEGKTIKFVYKAYRVLFSGKQGYQERKKILYITERAVFRLSEDGIELIEIAPGVDLKKDILQRMEFTPVISQDLKEMDLDKYLGSG, encoded by the coding sequence ATGATTTTCAAAAACGAACAAACAGACGGGATCTTTGATGCCATTCAGGATGGTTCATCGTTACTGATTTCAGGATTTAACTTGGCAAATACGCCTGAATTTCTGATACTTGGTCTTTATGATCACTTTAAGAAAACTGGACATCCAAACAACCTGTTTTTAATGTCTGATGCCTTACCAGCTACCCCTGGACGTGCATTGGACAAAGTGCTAAAGGATGTTTACGAAAATAATGAGAAAGATTTCCTGAACGGCGTGCTGATACCTTTTCTCGGTTTTTCGCCCTGGTTGCAGAGGATCACTCTTGAGAACTTTACACGAGTATACAGTTGGCCAATTGGAACAATGGCATACTGGATACGTGAAACCGCATCCGGACGGCCTGGACTCTTGACAAAGATAGGAATAGATACGTTCCTTGATCCGAGACGCGAGGAGGGGCGCCTTAACGACTTCGCCTCAGATGGGCAGATATGCACGGTGTCGCTTATGAGAATAAACGATGACGAATACTTGTTTTATCAGGCACCGAAGCCGGACTGGAGCTTCATTAGGGGTACGGTGGCAGATCGCTATGGGAATATCTCGCTCACAAGGGAGCCAATAAAGGGCACGGTTATGGAAATTGCACAGTGCACTAAAGCCTCAGGAAGGAACGGGAAGGTGGTTGCACAGGTAATCGAATTCATGGAAGAAGGGCGTCTGCCTCCAAAGGATGTTGATGTTCCTTGGCCCTTTGTGGATTTCGTCGTGAAATCTCCATCAAAATTCCATTGGCAGACGAGCTCTTTTGAATTCGATGAAAGCACTTGTCCGGGATATGTACCGATTGATGAAAAAAACAATCAAATGAAGCTTGGATCTTCTGACATAGCCACAAAGATAATTGTGGGAAGGGCACAGGAAGAAATAGAAAATATGCTCAAAGCAAAAAAGGATTACATATTGATTAACATTGGTGTGGGAATTCCGACGGGACTTTCGGACAGGATAAGAGAGAGAAATCTCGGGAATAATGTAATTACCATGCTCGAGTCTGGTCCCTGGGGTGGAGAAGCTCTTGCTGGCTCCGATTTTGGAGTTGCAAGGAACTATTTCGCCCTTTCAAGCATTCCGGATATGTTCTCTAACTATGAAAGTGGGATTGTAGACATGGCGGCCCTCGGATTCCTTCAAGTGGACAGATTGGGAAATGTCAACTCGTCAATACTCCCAGACAGGATAACGGGGCCCGGTGGATTCCCAGTTATATCCGGTGGATCCCCCACAACCATGTTTATGGGAAAATTTACGGCGGGCAATTCCGACTTCTCCGTACAGAATGGTAACCTGAAGATCAACCTGGAAGGAAAAACTATAAAATTTGTATACAAAGCTTATCGCGTTCTTTTTAGCGGAAAACAGGGGTATCAGGAACGGAAAAAAATTCTATACATAACAGAAAGGGCGGTATTCAGGTTATCAGAGGACGGTATAGAGCTGATTGAGATAGCACCAGGTGTGGACCTGAAGAAGGACATACTTCAACGGATGGAATTTACTCCAGTGATTTCTCAAGACCTGAAGGAGATGGATTTAGACAAGTATTTGGGTTCCGGATAA
- a CDS encoding DMT family transporter, with protein MSRYVDAGLFVLMAFFWGLNYPLVKIALQYQSFATLTLFRVIFAIIFSFAIFGRRIRFPKDKTDNFNIFIFAVLNIVIFFTMWFMGESTVSSGLSSIIIYTYPILSILFSFIFLREGLNNYKIAGLIFGFIGLVLIFANQVITRPNVGLVFLIIAAISWSFGIVFLRKYLTLVGSYTVNAMQFLYALPLVLVISIPYHVVNISSFNLEFLLITLYMGSLGTAVAYFIFVHLYSKYRASEISGFFFLVPAISLILGYFILGETMSLVTYVGFAVIGAGIYLTSVNISRNNIHSEITH; from the coding sequence GTGAGCAGATACGTTGATGCCGGACTATTTGTCCTTATGGCATTCTTTTGGGGACTTAATTATCCTCTCGTTAAAATCGCATTGCAGTATCAGTCATTTGCTACTCTAACGCTGTTTCGAGTTATTTTCGCGATAATTTTTTCCTTCGCTATTTTTGGCAGGAGAATACGGTTTCCAAAGGATAAGACCGATAATTTCAACATTTTCATATTCGCAGTTCTCAACATTGTAATCTTTTTCACAATGTGGTTCATGGGCGAAAGCACAGTGAGTTCTGGCCTTTCCTCGATCATAATATACACGTATCCTATACTTTCTATCCTGTTCTCTTTCATATTTCTTAGAGAGGGACTGAACAATTACAAGATCGCTGGTTTGATTTTTGGCTTCATAGGATTAGTGCTGATTTTTGCAAATCAAGTAATAACGAGACCAAACGTTGGTCTAGTTTTTCTGATTATAGCCGCCATTTCCTGGTCATTTGGAATCGTTTTCCTGAGAAAATACCTGACACTTGTTGGCAGCTATACGGTGAACGCAATGCAATTCCTCTATGCTCTTCCGTTAGTACTAGTTATATCAATTCCATATCATGTTGTTAATATCTCATCATTCAACCTAGAATTCCTTCTGATTACGTTGTATATGGGATCATTGGGAACGGCTGTCGCTTATTTTATTTTCGTTCACCTTTACTCAAAATACAGAGCATCGGAGATTTCCGGGTTTTTCTTTCTTGTTCCAGCAATCTCACTCATATTAGGCTATTTCATTCTTGGCGAAACCATGTCTCTTGTTACATACGTTGGATTTGCGGTCATTGGAGCGGGAATATACCTTACATCAGTTAATATATCCAGGAACAATATTCATAGTGAAATAACACATTGA
- a CDS encoding CBS domain-containing protein, translating into MLPTIEEIRKLRKNLGISQKELSSAVGVSQSYVARLEKGSLNPTYNKVKKIYEFLNQSTEKLHSISLTVEKIMNRPVVTCLPYDTLIAALDVMRTRGFSQLPVANDDGNIIGVISESDINDLLMKGNSIESLRNMSVRKVMTGTLPQLDKLSQISMTYPLLKFSNAVIIVDSGRPVGIVTKADILKAIEDHA; encoded by the coding sequence ATGCTTCCTACTATTGAAGAGATAAGGAAATTGCGTAAAAACCTTGGTATATCTCAAAAGGAACTGTCTAGTGCAGTTGGGGTCAGTCAATCGTATGTAGCAAGACTCGAAAAAGGCAGCTTAAACCCCACGTATAATAAAGTGAAGAAGATATACGAGTTTCTTAACCAATCAACAGAGAAATTGCACTCAATATCGCTAACTGTGGAAAAAATAATGAATCGACCGGTTGTGACTTGTCTCCCCTACGATACCCTTATAGCTGCACTCGATGTGATGAGAACTAGAGGATTTTCCCAGCTTCCTGTCGCAAACGATGATGGAAACATAATAGGCGTGATATCGGAAAGCGATATAAATGACCTTCTGATGAAGGGCAATTCCATAGAATCACTAAGAAATATGTCAGTCAGGAAGGTCATGACTGGAACTTTGCCGCAACTCGACAAATTATCGCAGATTTCAATGACATATCCATTGCTGAAATTTTCAAATGCCGTGATCATTGTAGATTCCGGAAGACCTGTTGGAATAGTAACAAAAGCAGATATACTGAAGGCTATTGAGGATCATGCCTAA
- the pth2 gene encoding peptidyl-tRNA hydrolase Pth2, producing MVDPVKMVIAVRKDLDMGKGKIAGQVAHAAVECALKSEKYNKKIFKEWIDTNQKKVVIKVNGEEELEKLLESCRLNGFIYADIHDAGYTQVEPGSFTCLGIGPAKSSELDPITGDYSLL from the coding sequence ATGGTAGATCCAGTAAAAATGGTAATAGCAGTGCGAAAAGATCTTGACATGGGGAAAGGTAAGATAGCAGGCCAGGTTGCGCATGCCGCTGTTGAATGTGCTCTCAAAAGCGAGAAATACAACAAGAAGATCTTTAAAGAATGGATAGACACAAACCAAAAAAAAGTGGTTATAAAAGTGAATGGAGAGGAGGAACTTGAGAAATTGCTTGAGTCTTGCCGATTAAACGGATTTATTTATGCGGATATACATGATGCTGGCTATACTCAGGTAGAACCCGGCTCTTTTACTTGTCTTGGCATAGGACCTGCGAAGTCCTCAGAGCTTGATCCGATAACTGGTGATTATAGCCTTCTCTGA